CTGGCGCACATGATTAGTGATGCACAAGAGCTGGAGATGGCGACTGAGTATGCGGAAACATCGGCTCTTGTGATCGACCTTTTCATCGCCGCAGCGGCCCAAGACAAAAAGAATCCGGAGCGAGTCCGTGAAATTTTCAGCAATCTGTGGTTCTACGACCGCTTCGACCCGAAATACACCACGGAGCTCCCCGAACGGGAGCTAAGAGCCTGCATCGCAGTTGCGGATCACGCGATTGATGAGTTGCAAAAACAATTGGACCACGAACTTGAGCTGCGCCCTACTCCAGACCTCGGCAAAGGGACTGTCATTCTTAAAGACGGCAACTACCAGATCGATTCCGTTCCTTTTTTCCCGAGCACTTTAATCTGGGCGCCGAGAACTCAAATCATGGCGGATGTCTTTGGGCGCCTCGGCGCAAGTTTCTACTCACTAAACGATCTCAATCCGGACGGGACGGCGAACTACCATCTAAATTCACAGATTCAGCAAATCAAAAAACAACAAGCACTTAATACGGCGCCCATCAGCTTTTTGACTTTGCACGAACTTCCGAAATGGCTGCGAGAGAACCATCCTGATGTGAGTCAGGGCGGTCGATTCTTTGTTCAATACGACATTGATAACCCTTACGTAACGCAAGCGATCAAAAGACTCTACGAGGTCATGATCCCGCCACTGGCGGAGGCCTGTGGAGAGACTCCGATGGTCCATCTTCTGGCAAATGAGCCCCATTTTGCAACGATCAAGGGTGGGTGGGAGAGCAACGGCTTGTCGGATTACACCGTCCGACACTTTCATGACTGGCTGAAGAAGAAATATCTCACTGTCACAAAGCTGAACCATTACCACGGAGAGAATTATCGTGGTTTCGATGAGGTCTTATTTACCCTCAAAATGCCTGTCGAAGAACGTCAAGTCGATCCCAATCTGCGCGGAACTGCCGTATGGTATGACTGGATACGATTCAACCACGACCGGGTAAACCAATGGTTCACCTTTCTGAAAGAACAGTGCCAGGCGAACGACCCGAATCAATCCCCCGTATCCATCAAAGTTCTCGGATACAGTCTCTCTCAGGCCACCCGGGATGGCGGCATGGATATGGAGTACCTCACCAAACTTCAGGACATCGTAGGTGCAGACCTGCGCTGCACACCGCTCGGTGCCGGAATCAATGGAAAGACGGAACTTGGAGATATCCCGAAGACCGCTTGGCAGTCACAATTTTCCTACGACTGGGCGGAGCAAACGATGTTTCTGGACTTCTCCAAATCGCTGTGTCCGGAAAAACTATTTTACGATTCCGAATGGCACGGTTTCAGTTCCGTAAGTTGGCGCCATTGTGAGATTGAGAGAGACTACGTGCGATCAGCTCTCTGGCTGGCATTTAGCCATGGGATGGGAATGATCGACGCATGGCTCTGGGGTCGAAAAGAAGACGGTGCCCTCAACAATTGGGCAGACCACTTCTGTGAGTTCAGTACTCAACCGATTGCAGCCGATGCCTTTGCCCGCACGATGAAAGAACTAAATGCATTTGCGCCGCAAGTGCTAGAATTCAGCAAAGTAGATAGGACCTTCATGATCTACTACTGCGAAGAAGCTGCAATACAGGACCAAAACTACACCAGAGGCCTGCATGATGCCTATGAGGCACTGAAGCTCCTCAACTGGCGCTGCGGTTTTACGACACCTTCGGAAATCCATAAATTAGATCCCGCAAAGCAGACTGTTGTCGTCACTCCAATCTCCCACATTAACGATAACAGTCTGCGGCAGCTCCGGGAATTTGCCCAAGCGGGTGGCAAAGTGGTTTTAACAGATGCAGAAGGTAGCTTCCTGAAGTCAGAGCTCGCAATCCCGCGAAATGAGAACCTTAGTTTCGCATACAAATCACTTCTCCACGGCAACTACAAGGAGCTGATGGAAACTTTCGAAAATGAGATTTCACACTTAAATACATCCAACGATCTGCCGGTTTCAATTATCGATTTGAACGGGGATCCATCTTTTGGAGTCATCGTCCAACAGATCCAGAATTATCAGAGCGGTAAGCGCTACATTCTTTTAAATAATATAAGCAAAGAGACCAAAACGGTGAAGATCGCGACTGAAAAAAGTGGCTTTAAGGAAATAACCGATATAATCACTGCGAAGCCTGTTAGCTCAGACATCGAGCTCCGGCCCAAGGAAGTTCTACTTCTGGAATGCCAGTAATGATGCTTGCAACTTACGGTGGCCTAAAATGTGTAAAACTGAAGTTTACCGTATTACCTGATACCCGGCTAAACGACTACGATCAACACTAACTATCAGCTTTGCCTGAATGCAACATACTCCAACTATGCCGGTCTAAAAATCGGCTGAAAGAATCGCTCCAGCCTTCGCGTTTTGTTTGCACATTTTACGGTTTGCTTTATTAAATACAAACAATGATCAAAAAGACTACTTTTGCCGCATTTTGTTTCGCTGGCCTCCTACCCATAGCGAGTGCTAAGACGCTTTCAATTGCTGACTTCGGCGCCAAACCCGGAGGACCGGATACGATTCCGGCTCTCAAGCAAGCGCTTGCTGCCATCAAGAAAGAACAGGCTACGAAACTCATTTTTCCTTCCGGAACCTACCACTTCTTTCCTGATTATGCGGACGAACGGTATTGTTTCATTTCCAACAACGACGAAGGGCTAAAACGAATCGCCTTCAACTTGAAAGACTTTGAGAATCTGGAGATCGATGGAAACGGCTCTCTGTTCATGTTTCATGGCAAGATCAATCCGGTCATTCTCGAAGGCTCCAGCAACATTCGCCTGAAGAACTTTGCCATCGACTTCAAGCGCTCCTTTCACAGCGAAGGAGTGATCGTTGCCGACCCGGAAGAAGGACTCGACCTCAGGATCGATCCAACTGTCTTCCCCTACGAAATTGCCGGCGGAATTCTCACCTTTACCGATGGTGATCAAACCGAGGAACGAAAGACCACAACTAAGTCCAAAAAGATCACCTTCCCTTACGGCGGTGGCCTTGAGTTCGATCCGGAGAAGAAAGAACCCGCTTACCTCGCCCGCGATCTTTGGGTGGGCCCCGCTGCGATAGCCAAGCCACTTGGAGACGGAGTCATTCGGATCATGGATCCAAAACTTACTGGCACCCCAGGAAACATATTCATCTTCGGCCCAAGCCACCGGGAGCATCCCGGCATTGTCATATCCCGTTCCCAGGACACGGTCATTGAGGACATCACGATTCACCACGCTGCCGGAATGGCCCTCATTGCACAGCTCAGTCACAACGTGCAAATCCTTCGCATGAAAACCGGAGCTCGCGAGGGCTCGGGGCGCCTCCTCAGCGCCACCGCAGATGCCACTCATTTCTCTAATTGCACCGGAAAAATCGAAATCGGGTACTGTAATTTTCAGGTTCAAAAAGACGATCCCTCAAACCTCCATGGTTTGTATGCCCGCATCTCTGCACAAGAAGACGATAAGACTTTTGTCATCGAAATGATCCATCCCCAACAATATGGCATTGACTTCGTAGACCCAAACGACGAGCTCGAATTTGTGAATAGCAGGAGCTTGGTCACTTATGGAACAGGTAAAGTCGCTTCGGTAGAACGCATCAACAAACAACTCACCCGTGTTGTCATGA
The Rubellicoccus peritrichatus DNA segment above includes these coding regions:
- a CDS encoding right-handed parallel beta-helix repeat-containing protein, translated to MIKKTTFAAFCFAGLLPIASAKTLSIADFGAKPGGPDTIPALKQALAAIKKEQATKLIFPSGTYHFFPDYADERYCFISNNDEGLKRIAFNLKDFENLEIDGNGSLFMFHGKINPVILEGSSNIRLKNFAIDFKRSFHSEGVIVADPEEGLDLRIDPTVFPYEIAGGILTFTDGDQTEERKTTTKSKKITFPYGGGLEFDPEKKEPAYLARDLWVGPAAIAKPLGDGVIRIMDPKLTGTPGNIFIFGPSHREHPGIVISRSQDTVIEDITIHHAAGMALIAQLSHNVQILRMKTGAREGSGRLLSATADATHFSNCTGKIEIGYCNFQVQKDDPSNLHGLYARISAQEDDKTFVIEMIHPQQYGIDFVDPNDELEFVNSRSLVTYGTGKVASVERINKQLTRVVMTEAVPKDFKVGDAIAEIRDYPEIHIHNCRMHGNRARGLLLNCRGKTLIEDNHFHVPGTAILFESDASFWYEQGGVRDCTIRGNVFENGNFGPLEWGTGVIEVRAGIEDEFKPSSRYNQNITIEDNTFILFDRNAVVRTFSVDGLTIRNNTIIYSEAYPNRGLKDELFDISYSDNVVIENNKVQELPENLTE
- a CDS encoding beta-galactosidase — its product is MANAESEWEQLLDSLNDRREVLAHMISDAQELEMATEYAETSALVIDLFIAAAAQDKKNPERVREIFSNLWFYDRFDPKYTTELPERELRACIAVADHAIDELQKQLDHELELRPTPDLGKGTVILKDGNYQIDSVPFFPSTLIWAPRTQIMADVFGRLGASFYSLNDLNPDGTANYHLNSQIQQIKKQQALNTAPISFLTLHELPKWLRENHPDVSQGGRFFVQYDIDNPYVTQAIKRLYEVMIPPLAEACGETPMVHLLANEPHFATIKGGWESNGLSDYTVRHFHDWLKKKYLTVTKLNHYHGENYRGFDEVLFTLKMPVEERQVDPNLRGTAVWYDWIRFNHDRVNQWFTFLKEQCQANDPNQSPVSIKVLGYSLSQATRDGGMDMEYLTKLQDIVGADLRCTPLGAGINGKTELGDIPKTAWQSQFSYDWAEQTMFLDFSKSLCPEKLFYDSEWHGFSSVSWRHCEIERDYVRSALWLAFSHGMGMIDAWLWGRKEDGALNNWADHFCEFSTQPIAADAFARTMKELNAFAPQVLEFSKVDRTFMIYYCEEAAIQDQNYTRGLHDAYEALKLLNWRCGFTTPSEIHKLDPAKQTVVVTPISHINDNSLRQLREFAQAGGKVVLTDAEGSFLKSELAIPRNENLSFAYKSLLHGNYKELMETFENEISHLNTSNDLPVSIIDLNGDPSFGVIVQQIQNYQSGKRYILLNNISKETKTVKIATEKSGFKEITDIITAKPVSSDIELRPKEVLLLECQ